A window from Chitinophaga filiformis encodes these proteins:
- a CDS encoding LLM class flavin-dependent oxidoreductase — MKKIGFLSFGHWSNHPGYQTRTAADTLLQSIDLAVAAEEIGLDGAYFRVHHFAAQLASPFPLLSAIGARTKSIEIGTGVIDMRYENPLYMVEDAGAADLISGGRLQLGISRGSPEQVIDGWRYFGYEPAEGETDADMGRRKALQFLDKLKGVGFAQPNPYPMFPNPPGLLRLEPHSEGLRERIWWGAASNATAIWAAENGMYLQSSTLKFDESGKPFHIQQAEQIRMYREAWKKAGHTREPRVSVSRSIFALMNDQDRYFFGRDTKSADKIGFIEADRRAIFGKSYAGEPDQLIRELAEDEAIQEADTLLLTIPNTLGVEYNIHVLSSILEHVAPGLGWR; from the coding sequence ATGAAGAAAATAGGATTTTTATCGTTCGGACATTGGTCTAATCATCCGGGCTATCAAACCCGTACGGCGGCTGACACCTTGCTGCAATCTATTGATCTGGCTGTTGCGGCCGAAGAAATAGGTTTAGATGGCGCCTATTTCCGGGTACATCATTTTGCAGCTCAGTTAGCATCTCCGTTTCCTTTGCTTTCCGCCATCGGCGCCAGAACAAAGAGCATAGAAATTGGAACAGGTGTTATCGACATGCGTTATGAGAATCCACTCTATATGGTGGAAGACGCCGGAGCTGCTGATTTGATTTCGGGAGGGCGATTACAACTAGGGATCAGCAGAGGGTCGCCGGAGCAGGTAATTGATGGCTGGCGTTATTTCGGGTACGAACCGGCTGAAGGAGAAACTGATGCAGATATGGGGCGCAGAAAGGCCCTGCAATTCCTGGATAAGCTCAAAGGTGTCGGATTTGCACAACCCAACCCCTATCCCATGTTTCCTAATCCGCCGGGGCTCTTACGACTGGAGCCTCACTCCGAGGGATTGCGGGAACGTATCTGGTGGGGAGCAGCCTCTAATGCTACAGCTATCTGGGCAGCCGAAAACGGCATGTACCTGCAAAGTTCTACACTGAAGTTCGATGAAAGCGGCAAGCCATTCCACATACAACAGGCAGAGCAGATCAGGATGTACAGAGAAGCATGGAAAAAAGCAGGGCATACCCGCGAACCAAGAGTTTCTGTGAGCCGGTCCATCTTTGCATTGATGAATGATCAGGACAGGTATTTCTTTGGCAGGGATACGAAAAGCGCCGATAAAATCGGTTTTATTGAAGCTGACAGACGGGCCATTTTTGGAAAAAGTTATGCCGGGGAACCGGATCAGCTCATCAGGGAATTGGCTGAGGACGAGGCTATTCAGGAAGCTGATACCCTCCTTTTGACGATACCCAACACCCTGGGAGTGGAGTATAATATACACGTTCTGTCTTCTATTCTGGAACATGTTGCCCCTGGCTTAGGCTGGCGTTAA
- a CDS encoding SDR family NAD(P)-dependent oxidoreductase — MMKVSLITGASGGIGKAFAECLAVEKHNLVLVARSEQKLKTLCKQLSDRHQIAAYYIVADLSKPGSDQVIADEIVKRNVEVNWLINNAGGGAGGDILEYSLEDYRNMMLLNMNAVVALTYRFLPQMRASKSGTIINVGSMASFGPIPYMNVYAATKGFVKYFTQALWEENRLYGIRTMLLCPGATETGFFIAAKIGEDRKGSFSTKRMETPEQVVTAAMNGLRKNKLITISGLHNKLAWFATTLVPVRVGLKIFGNMMRKSLNLNSH, encoded by the coding sequence ATGATGAAAGTTTCATTAATAACCGGTGCATCCGGTGGTATCGGTAAGGCTTTTGCCGAATGCCTGGCTGTAGAAAAGCACAATCTGGTATTGGTGGCCCGCTCCGAACAAAAATTAAAAACATTATGCAAGCAGCTAAGTGACCGGCACCAGATTGCTGCTTATTATATCGTGGCTGATCTGTCAAAGCCCGGCAGTGATCAGGTCATTGCTGATGAAATTGTAAAAAGGAATGTTGAGGTGAATTGGCTGATCAACAATGCTGGTGGTGGCGCAGGAGGGGATATACTGGAATACAGCCTGGAGGATTACCGCAACATGATGCTATTGAATATGAATGCAGTAGTTGCGTTGACATATAGATTTTTGCCACAAATGAGGGCGTCAAAAAGCGGAACGATTATTAATGTAGGCTCGATGGCAAGCTTCGGCCCTATACCGTATATGAATGTGTATGCTGCAACAAAAGGTTTCGTGAAATATTTCACACAGGCGCTCTGGGAGGAGAACAGGTTATATGGCATTAGAACAATGTTGTTGTGTCCCGGCGCTACGGAAACCGGTTTTTTTATTGCTGCAAAGATCGGTGAGGACAGGAAAGGCAGTTTTTCGACGAAAAGGATGGAAACACCGGAACAGGTGGTGACGGCAGCCATGAATGGCCTTCGGAAAAATAAACTCATTACCATCAGTGGTCTTCATAACAAGCTAGCCTGGTTCGCCACCACCTTGGTGCCGGTCCGTGTAGGATTGAAGATCTTTGGCAATATGATGAGGAAAAGCCTTAATTTAAATAGTCATTAA
- a CDS encoding helix-turn-helix domain-containing protein gives MRPTDILYIKNLHQYYAATGLGKPRHPLIGIYNFGDLPAISVDAGIRFMLGFYVITIKYKCNCKSVYGQTTYDYDEGVMGFFGPNQVMGIDPEMAFPEDGWCLVFHPDFLQGYDLSRKIRNYHFFNYSVREALILSADEERDMEELFRKIQKEIGRPIDNFSQDVLVAQLELLLTFSNRYYNRQFITRKPINNQLLTRFEALLDDYFKTDGRNEGLPTVSYFAEKLHLSGKYLSDMLKQLTGLTAQQHIQEKIIEIAKQQLSTTNLTVSEIAYRLGFNYSQSFNKFFKDKTAQTPLAFRTHFN, from the coding sequence ATGAGGCCTACAGATATATTGTATATTAAAAACCTGCATCAATACTATGCTGCAACGGGTCTTGGCAAACCCAGGCATCCCCTGATCGGTATATATAATTTCGGTGACCTGCCTGCAATAAGTGTGGATGCCGGAATTAGATTTATGTTGGGTTTCTATGTTATTACCATTAAATATAAATGTAACTGCAAATCGGTGTATGGGCAAACGACCTATGATTATGATGAGGGTGTGATGGGGTTTTTCGGACCTAACCAGGTAATGGGTATAGATCCGGAGATGGCTTTTCCTGAGGATGGCTGGTGCCTTGTATTCCATCCTGATTTTTTGCAGGGCTATGATCTCAGCAGGAAGATCAGGAACTATCACTTTTTCAACTACAGCGTGAGGGAAGCACTGATACTTTCAGCGGATGAAGAACGTGATATGGAAGAATTGTTCCGGAAGATCCAAAAGGAGATCGGTCGGCCAATCGATAATTTCAGTCAGGATGTGCTCGTGGCGCAGCTGGAATTACTGCTGACATTCAGTAACCGCTATTATAACAGGCAGTTCATCACCCGAAAACCGATCAACAATCAATTGCTGACACGTTTTGAAGCACTGCTTGATGATTATTTTAAAACTGATGGCAGAAACGAAGGACTGCCGACTGTTTCCTATTTTGCTGAAAAACTTCATCTTTCCGGCAAATATCTAAGTGATATGCTTAAACAGCTGACGGGGCTTACCGCGCAGCAGCATATCCAGGAAAAGATCATTGAGATAGCTAAACAGCAATTGTCAACAACTAATCTGACAGTCAGTGAAATTGCCTATCGGCTGGGATTCAATTATTCCCAGTCGTTCAACAAGTTCTTTAAAGATAAGACTGCCCAAACCCCACTGGCATTCCGGACGCATTTTAATTAA
- a CDS encoding CPCC family cysteine-rich protein, giving the protein MNEAEILAAFHARRVHYDTYLKANDIDLHTCPGCGFPSLEARGEFFICMVCFWEDDGQDDNANGVFSELLEAWNVSGPNGSLTLTQNRINIGRILETNAELKNGEIDLDTARVLKTIAYYKERSAEIEDRMMGDESPYDHIWIESDEVKKDLQMALVVPKS; this is encoded by the coding sequence ATGAACGAGGCTGAAATATTAGCTGCTTTCCATGCCAGGAGAGTACATTATGACACATATCTTAAGGCTAACGATATTGACCTGCATACATGCCCGGGCTGTGGTTTTCCTTCGCTCGAAGCACGGGGTGAATTCTTCATATGCATGGTCTGCTTCTGGGAAGATGATGGACAGGATGATAATGCTAATGGCGTATTCAGTGAATTGCTGGAAGCCTGGAATGTGTCCGGTCCCAATGGCAGTCTTACTTTGACCCAGAACAGGATCAACATCGGTCGTATATTGGAAACTAATGCTGAACTGAAGAATGGCGAAATTGATCTTGATACCGCCCGGGTTTTAAAGACAATAGCCTATTACAAGGAGCGTAGTGCAGAGATCGAAGATAGAATGATGGGAGATGAATCTCCATATGATCATATCTGGATAGAATCGGACGAGGTAAAGAAGGACCTGCAAATGGCGCTTGTTGTACCAAAGTCATAG
- a CDS encoding DUF5007 domain-containing protein has product MNNIFKATAYALLAAVALSPACKKVENGYLSNQIRYVDNPMEIKRGQVEQTVAVSNDGSSAPVVYKLLDIRDSTGHHADSLFASYDRYEWIGEFNPDTDTTVELLNKKRQLVNKPPFDFNVHTGAFTFYNTTTKVPLGKYDFDIQATNENGTKTFKNIASFTLVDDDPYVIGGGGGALFLDGTTTSYDIGAPDVTIVKTSDEGTNIILKITDQYGHPFNPAKGEIIRRGDRSDFGTYAQFHPLVYTDSTMTCNFETTPFPLKQSTYGYLIYYRIPSQYVIADGGYAPDNRQVYSANPRFQFNIYQEGTYEVTVRVKHVTRDPN; this is encoded by the coding sequence ATGAATAATATTTTCAAAGCCACTGCCTATGCATTGCTTGCAGCCGTTGCACTGTCACCTGCCTGTAAAAAGGTAGAAAATGGTTACCTGAGTAACCAGATACGGTATGTTGATAATCCAATGGAGATAAAGCGGGGACAAGTTGAGCAAACCGTTGCGGTTAGTAATGATGGTTCAAGTGCACCGGTTGTGTATAAATTGCTCGATATCAGGGACAGTACCGGACATCATGCAGATTCACTCTTTGCTTCTTACGATCGCTATGAATGGATCGGTGAGTTTAACCCGGATACTGACACCACGGTGGAACTGCTAAATAAGAAAAGACAGCTGGTAAACAAACCTCCTTTCGATTTCAATGTTCATACAGGTGCATTTACCTTCTATAATACGACTACCAAAGTGCCCTTGGGTAAATACGATTTTGATATCCAGGCAACCAACGAAAACGGTACCAAGACCTTTAAGAACATCGCCTCTTTTACATTAGTGGATGATGATCCGTACGTGATTGGCGGCGGCGGCGGAGCGTTGTTTCTGGATGGTACCACTACCAGTTACGACATCGGAGCCCCTGATGTAACAATTGTTAAGACTTCTGATGAAGGTACAAACATCATCCTGAAGATCACCGACCAATATGGTCATCCGTTTAATCCGGCAAAAGGTGAGATCATCAGAAGGGGCGACCGTAGTGATTTTGGCACCTATGCACAGTTTCACCCACTCGTGTATACAGATTCTACAATGACCTGCAATTTCGAGACAACACCGTTTCCTTTGAAGCAGAGTACTTACGGCTACCTGATCTATTACCGTATTCCAAGTCAGTATGTGATAGCTGACGGGGGGTATGCACCGGACAACAGGCAGGTTTATAGTGCAAATCCAAGGTTCCAGTTTAATATCTACCAGGAAGGTACTTATGAAGTAACTGTGAGAGTGAAGCATGTAACGAGAGATCCTAACTAA
- a CDS encoding FAD-dependent oxidoreductase: MLLKNKRIAIIGAGPVGLTMATLLQQKGVDVNVYERDKDAQARIWGGTLDLHEDSGQKAMKAAGLLESYFASAIPMGRTLADDHANVFHSTTPQYDCPEINRNDLRKILLESLAGNTVAWDRKFTALEAQHGEWLLHFENGTTASADVVIGANGGMSSARKYVTNAEVEYTGTFIIQGEVYQPEIKCSQFYQLCNNNILMIASEGITLVANPRNNGALTYNVSIRKPEWPEHSLNFQNTGNISTFLSNKFSHWHECYQQLFRSTSSFVGLPARKIPLDKPWKSDRPLPVTLIGDAAHLMPPFAGQGVNTGLIDALILSDNFSSGKFETIQAAINDYEQQMFVYAKAAQLETSENEIAMHRPNFSFGKRFGG, translated from the coding sequence ATGCTACTGAAGAATAAAAGAATAGCCATCATCGGCGCAGGCCCCGTTGGATTGACCATGGCGACATTGTTACAGCAAAAGGGAGTAGATGTAAACGTCTATGAGAGAGACAAAGATGCCCAGGCAAGGATCTGGGGAGGTACGCTTGACCTCCATGAAGATTCAGGGCAGAAAGCAATGAAAGCAGCAGGATTACTGGAAAGCTATTTCGCATCAGCAATACCTATGGGAAGAACGCTGGCTGACGACCACGCTAACGTTTTCCACTCAACAACACCTCAATATGATTGTCCTGAAATAAACAGGAACGATCTAAGAAAGATACTGCTTGAAAGCCTGGCAGGCAATACCGTTGCCTGGGACAGGAAGTTTACGGCACTTGAAGCACAACATGGAGAATGGCTTTTACATTTTGAAAATGGTACAACGGCAAGTGCAGATGTTGTTATCGGGGCTAATGGCGGCATGTCCAGCGCAAGAAAATATGTTACGAATGCGGAAGTCGAATATACCGGGACTTTCATTATCCAGGGCGAAGTATATCAGCCGGAAATCAAATGCAGCCAGTTCTATCAACTGTGCAACAATAACATACTGATGATCGCCAGCGAAGGCATTACGCTCGTGGCAAACCCAAGGAATAATGGCGCTTTGACCTATAATGTAAGTATTAGAAAACCTGAATGGCCAGAACATAGTCTAAACTTTCAGAATACGGGCAACATCAGTACATTCCTGTCAAATAAATTCTCCCATTGGCACGAGTGCTACCAGCAATTATTCCGGTCAACATCTTCTTTTGTCGGATTACCTGCGAGGAAAATACCACTGGACAAGCCCTGGAAATCTGATCGCCCTTTACCTGTCACCCTGATCGGAGATGCCGCGCATCTGATGCCACCCTTTGCAGGTCAGGGTGTGAATACCGGCTTGATAGATGCATTAATTTTATCGGATAACTTCAGCAGCGGAAAATTTGAAACAATACAAGCTGCAATAAACGATTATGAACAACAAATGTTTGTTTATGCAAAGGCGGCACAGCTTGAAACAAGTGAGAACGAGATAGCAATGCATCGTCCGAACTTCTCTTTCGGAAAAAGATTTGGCGGCTAG